The Actinocatenispora sera genome has a window encoding:
- a CDS encoding AMP-binding protein: MIRVAAGGIGSDPIAQELAARGVSPGVLIPVLLPRGLELAVILCRILRLGAGYVALDERWPDERVRRICSVLDAPVVVTDQPWRVERGWCPPELYALDSATLRVPAPFGSVAPDAVFAAFFTSGSTGEPKGVATTYRAVRALLAPGAMPLRLDSATVMTVAAPPPWDAFALELWGPLCNGGSCLLPAGEQLSPGQVREGVARDGLNTVWLTSSLFNLFVEEDVGAFTGLSQVATGGERLSVDHVREFLRAHPGIRLFNGYGPVENCIFSTMHAVTPDDCDLSTGIPIGTGVAGTGVHVLDGDRRCGPGEIGEICLTGDRLSPGYLGDPESTRRAFGWIDVAGRPTRCYRTGDLGWQDERGRFHYHGRLDRQVKILGHRIEPAEIERCLAEHPGVDQCAVIGLTRPGDAGTELVACYRSRGHVADDELRAYLRNRLPAYLVPARWLRLDQVPLLDNGKIDLAMVRSKAESAMRRHTVAASIEGSSAGRPSAGGPAEQIMTELPALVREATGVEVASLDDSLVDAGADSLALLRLCLRAAHRFGGDVAVADLLARPTTRTLAELLDQGATPCQPTGPAGSAERPLTPTQAAFLVTEAVEPANRQAWHCTLVWRVTGTVDAAALRRAIGWVHRRHPALHARYPTEPPFEQARTDPPTEPEFHLLRCPDDPIAAARLDAVLNDPFDLDRGPAWRAALVTGAEPDRALFGLAVHHVAFDGWSEHIVARDLTAAYRSEVAGTPRETRWYADPLPWPITAPVDGARLRSRRRDLAAELLGTPPFRLPAPVGRGDDSTGVVVQQLDVDQTRRCHTVAAAWHSTPFVVGLAGYAAAARQLTGADDVPIAVPVAQRGVASQHAVGCLLNLLCLRMRMSSGDRSAALVDAARNALHRGLRTQAVPFPEAVGLLRSRADLGRPVVPYLFAVQQNEPPVLDLPGCRAELSRPAPHRAGFEFQLELRLPAGSPGEVVALYRRSAVDREAITRFVAGFVAFVTGATDDASQAGP, translated from the coding sequence ATGATCCGGGTTGCGGCCGGCGGCATCGGGAGTGATCCAATAGCCCAGGAACTCGCCGCCCGAGGTGTCAGTCCCGGTGTGCTGATTCCGGTTCTCCTGCCGCGAGGGTTGGAGCTGGCCGTCATCCTCTGCCGGATCCTTCGGCTCGGCGCCGGGTACGTGGCGTTGGACGAACGATGGCCGGATGAGCGGGTACGGAGAATCTGCTCGGTGTTGGACGCCCCCGTCGTGGTGACCGACCAACCGTGGCGGGTCGAGCGGGGCTGGTGCCCGCCGGAGCTCTACGCCCTGGACTCCGCCACTCTGCGCGTACCGGCTCCGTTCGGCTCGGTGGCTCCCGATGCGGTGTTCGCCGCCTTCTTCACGTCGGGATCGACCGGGGAACCGAAGGGCGTGGCCACCACCTACCGGGCGGTGCGGGCGTTGCTCGCGCCGGGCGCGATGCCGTTGCGGCTGGATTCCGCCACCGTCATGACGGTGGCGGCACCGCCGCCCTGGGACGCGTTCGCGTTGGAGCTGTGGGGGCCGCTGTGCAACGGTGGCAGCTGCCTGTTGCCGGCAGGTGAGCAACTGTCGCCGGGCCAGGTGCGCGAGGGGGTGGCACGGGATGGGCTCAACACCGTCTGGCTGACCAGTTCGCTGTTCAACCTGTTCGTCGAAGAGGACGTCGGGGCCTTCACCGGTCTCAGCCAGGTGGCGACCGGCGGCGAGCGGTTGTCTGTCGACCACGTCCGGGAGTTCCTGCGCGCCCATCCGGGCATCCGGCTGTTCAATGGCTACGGCCCGGTGGAGAACTGCATCTTCAGCACGATGCATGCGGTTACGCCGGACGACTGCGACCTGTCCACCGGGATCCCGATCGGTACGGGCGTCGCCGGAACCGGTGTGCACGTGTTGGACGGTGATCGTCGTTGCGGACCGGGAGAGATCGGTGAGATCTGCCTGACCGGCGATCGGTTGTCGCCCGGTTACCTGGGTGACCCGGAGTCGACCCGTCGGGCGTTCGGCTGGATCGACGTCGCCGGCCGGCCGACGAGGTGCTACCGCACGGGTGATCTGGGCTGGCAGGATGAGCGGGGTCGGTTCCACTACCACGGGCGGCTCGACCGGCAGGTGAAGATACTCGGCCACCGGATCGAGCCGGCCGAGATCGAGCGTTGCCTCGCGGAACATCCCGGGGTGGACCAGTGCGCTGTGATCGGGCTGACCCGGCCGGGTGACGCCGGCACCGAACTGGTCGCGTGCTACCGCAGCCGGGGACACGTGGCGGACGACGAACTGCGGGCCTACCTGCGGAACCGGCTGCCCGCATACCTTGTCCCCGCACGTTGGCTGCGACTCGACCAAGTTCCGTTACTGGACAATGGAAAGATCGACCTGGCAATGGTGCGGTCGAAAGCCGAGTCCGCGATGCGGCGGCACACAGTGGCGGCGTCCATCGAGGGCTCTTCGGCCGGTAGGCCCAGCGCCGGCGGACCGGCCGAGCAGATCATGACCGAGCTGCCGGCACTGGTGCGTGAGGCCACCGGTGTCGAGGTGGCGTCGTTGGACGACTCGTTGGTGGACGCGGGCGCCGACTCGCTCGCCCTGCTGCGACTGTGCCTTCGCGCCGCCCACCGTTTCGGCGGGGACGTCGCCGTGGCTGATCTGTTGGCCCGGCCCACGACACGCACTCTGGCCGAGTTGCTCGACCAAGGGGCCACACCTTGCCAGCCAACGGGTCCCGCCGGGTCGGCGGAGCGGCCGTTGACGCCTACCCAGGCGGCGTTCCTGGTCACCGAGGCGGTTGAGCCGGCCAACCGGCAGGCGTGGCACTGCACCCTGGTCTGGCGGGTAACCGGGACCGTCGACGCGGCGGCGCTGCGGCGTGCGATCGGCTGGGTACATCGCCGGCACCCGGCCCTGCACGCCCGATACCCGACCGAACCGCCGTTCGAGCAGGCCCGTACCGACCCGCCGACCGAGCCGGAGTTCCACCTGCTGCGGTGCCCGGACGACCCGATCGCCGCGGCTCGGTTGGACGCGGTTCTCAACGATCCGTTCGATCTGGACCGTGGCCCGGCCTGGCGGGCCGCACTGGTCACCGGCGCCGAACCAGATCGCGCACTGTTCGGGCTGGCCGTACATCATGTGGCGTTCGACGGCTGGTCGGAGCACATTGTGGCGCGGGACCTGACCGCGGCCTACCGCTCAGAGGTCGCCGGTACGCCACGCGAAACCCGGTGGTACGCCGACCCGCTGCCGTGGCCGATCACGGCGCCGGTGGACGGGGCGCGGCTGAGATCGCGGCGCCGGGATCTGGCGGCCGAGTTGCTCGGCACGCCGCCGTTCAGGCTGCCCGCCCCGGTCGGTCGGGGTGACGACTCGACCGGGGTGGTGGTGCAGCAGCTGGACGTCGACCAGACCCGACGCTGCCATACCGTCGCGGCGGCCTGGCACAGCACTCCGTTCGTTGTCGGACTGGCCGGCTACGCGGCGGCGGCGAGACAGCTCACCGGGGCCGACGACGTCCCGATCGCCGTTCCTGTTGCGCAGCGCGGCGTCGCCTCCCAGCACGCGGTGGGCTGTCTGCTCAACCTGCTGTGCCTGCGGATGCGAATGTCCTCCGGCGACCGTTCGGCGGCACTCGTCGATGCCGCGCGGAACGCCCTGCACCGCGGGTTGCGCACCCAGGCCGTGCCATTCCCGGAGGCGGTCGGGTTGCTGCGTTCACGCGCAGACCTCGGTCGTCCGGTGGTGCCGTACCTGTTCGCCGTCCAGCAGAACGAGCCGCCGGTGCTGGACCTGCCCGGGTGCCGGGCCGAACTGAGCCGGCCGGCGCCGCACCGCGCCGGGTTCGAGTTCCAGCTGGAGCTGCGGCTGCCGGCCGGGTCTCCCGGGGAGGTGGTCGCGCTGTACCGGCGCTCCGCGGTCGACCGCGAAGCGATCACCCGCTTCGTCGCCGGGTTCGTCGCGTTCGTCACCGGGGCCACTGATGATGCCTCGCAGGCGGGGCCATGA